Proteins encoded by one window of Candidatus Poribacteria bacterium:
- a CDS encoding PAS domain S-box protein has protein sequence MKAGTAMLSSLRPRIEALFAAIPIVAGAFAVVSGALVLMGWFLKVPFLTSLSPDWGSVKANTALGLGLAGVALILLSRESSSRRRRWTGYAVAGVVALVGAITLLEYITGWDPGFDQLLVTEPPGAPGTSAPGRMAPATALSFLLVGSALLLRRVLPRRWIPPTQSIALVTFLLSLFALLSHLFGLAYYGQHPSFTTMAPPTAVPFLALAVGLLLMQANHGVPAMLVDTGPAGWMARRVPLLIPVLLLVAWLRLLGERMGFYALDVGIAGLISMSVAILSTLGWMACKSLLRADTDRRLADLARLASEEGFRATFEQAAIGIMHVRQGGAVVRANRVLGELLGYSSEELLQMTTLDLLHPDDMDAALEPARQVYEGERASYSTEKRYVRKDGSIVPVHLTLSLARTEDGEPDYFVEIVEDISQRKAAEEEIRKLNANLEQRVLERTTELQQANQELEAFTYSVSHDLRAPVRAINGFTKIILEDYPSELPDEVVRYLGLVTNSGEYMGRLIDDLLALSRIGRAPLRKQRVSVAEIAARAFESLHEACEGRSVRLRMGDLPDVQAEPTMLYQVFENLLSNAVKFTRGREEAIIRVDARQENGKTLYAVSDNGAGFDMKYANKLFQPFQRLHSANDFPGTGVGLAIVRRIVARHGGTVRAESAVGEGATFLFSLG, from the coding sequence ATGAAGGCAGGCACCGCCATGCTATCGTCGCTGCGCCCCCGCATCGAAGCGCTCTTCGCGGCAATACCCATCGTAGCGGGCGCGTTCGCCGTCGTCAGCGGCGCGCTCGTCCTGATGGGCTGGTTCCTAAAGGTCCCGTTCCTCACGAGTCTCTCGCCGGATTGGGGCTCGGTCAAGGCGAATACAGCGCTGGGGCTGGGTCTCGCCGGCGTCGCCCTCATCCTACTTTCGCGCGAATCATCCTCCCGACGCCGACGCTGGACAGGATACGCCGTAGCGGGCGTGGTGGCTCTCGTCGGCGCGATCACGCTGCTGGAGTATATCACGGGGTGGGATCCGGGGTTCGACCAGTTGCTCGTCACGGAACCGCCCGGCGCTCCGGGAACCAGCGCCCCGGGCAGAATGGCGCCCGCCACGGCGCTGTCATTCCTCCTCGTGGGGTCTGCCCTGCTGCTCCGCCGGGTGCTGCCTCGGCGGTGGATTCCTCCGACCCAGTCCATCGCGCTGGTCACGTTCCTCCTCTCCCTGTTCGCACTCCTCAGTCATCTCTTCGGGCTGGCGTACTACGGGCAGCACCCGTCGTTCACGACGATGGCTCCCCCGACCGCCGTGCCCTTCCTGGCGCTGGCGGTCGGGCTGTTGCTCATGCAGGCAAATCACGGCGTTCCGGCGATGCTGGTGGACACGGGGCCCGCGGGTTGGATGGCGCGCCGTGTGCCACTCTTGATACCCGTGCTCTTGCTGGTCGCGTGGCTGAGGCTCCTGGGCGAACGCATGGGGTTCTACGCGCTGGACGTGGGAATCGCGGGGCTCATATCCATGAGCGTGGCGATTCTCTCGACGCTTGGCTGGATGGCGTGCAAGTCGCTGTTGAGAGCCGACACGGATCGGCGACTGGCGGATCTGGCGCGTCTCGCTTCGGAGGAGGGATTCCGCGCGACGTTCGAGCAGGCTGCGATCGGCATCATGCACGTGCGACAGGGCGGAGCCGTCGTCCGTGCCAACCGCGTGCTGGGCGAGCTCCTGGGCTACTCGTCCGAGGAGCTCCTCCAAATGACCACACTCGATCTCTTGCATCCCGACGACATGGACGCCGCTCTGGAGCCTGCGCGGCAGGTCTACGAGGGCGAGCGAGCGAGCTACTCCACCGAGAAGCGATACGTGCGCAAGGACGGTTCCATCGTGCCTGTGCATTTGACGCTGTCTCTCGCGCGGACGGAGGATGGCGAGCCGGACTACTTTGTCGAGATCGTCGAGGACATCTCCCAGCGCAAGGCGGCGGAGGAGGAGATCCGTAAGCTGAACGCGAACCTCGAGCAGCGAGTCCTGGAACGCACGACCGAGCTCCAGCAGGCGAATCAGGAGCTGGAAGCGTTCACCTATTCGGTGTCCCACGATCTGCGCGCACCGGTCCGAGCCATCAACGGGTTCACGAAGATCATCCTGGAGGACTACCCCTCGGAGTTGCCCGACGAGGTCGTCCGCTACCTTGGACTCGTCACCAACAGCGGCGAGTACATGGGTCGCCTCATCGATGACCTACTGGCGCTGTCGCGGATCGGACGCGCGCCGTTGCGCAAGCAGCGCGTGTCCGTCGCGGAGATCGCCGCCCGCGCGTTCGAGTCGCTCCATGAGGCATGCGAGGGCAGAAGCGTTCGTCTCCGAATGGGCGACTTGCCCGATGTCCAAGCCGAACCGACGATGCTCTACCAGGTCTTCGAAAACCTCCTCTCGAACGCGGTGAAGTTCACCCGGGGTCGGGAAGAAGCGATCATCCGTGTTGACGCCCGTCAGGAAAACGGCAAGACACTCTACGCCGTGTCCGACAACGGCGCCGGCTTCGACATGAAGTACGCCAACAAGCTCTTCCAACCGTTCCAACGCCTCCACAGCGCCAACGACTTCCCGGGCACGGGCGTCGGGCTGGCGATCGTTCGGCGGATCGTCGCGCGGCACGGCGGAACCGTCCGGGCAGAATCGGCGGTCGGTGAAGGCGCGACGTTCCTCTTCTCGCTCGGTTGA
- a CDS encoding response regulator yields MSASFVEILMVEDNANDVELTLHALRRNRIANSIHVVGDGEEALDFLFRRGAYADRGDGVPRVILLDLKLPKVDGLEVLRIVKGDERTKLIPVVVLTSSREEKDIIESYRLNVNSYIVKPVDFEQFTDSVRQLGLYWMLTNQTPS; encoded by the coding sequence ATGTCAGCGTCTTTCGTCGAAATCCTCATGGTCGAAGACAACGCGAACGACGTGGAGTTGACGCTCCACGCGCTGCGCAGGAACCGGATCGCCAACAGCATCCATGTCGTCGGCGACGGCGAGGAGGCGCTCGACTTCCTGTTCCGGCGCGGAGCCTACGCTGACCGAGGGGACGGCGTTCCCCGCGTCATCCTGCTCGACCTCAAGCTTCCCAAGGTGGATGGTCTGGAGGTGCTGCGGATCGTCAAGGGAGACGAGCGCACGAAGTTGATACCCGTCGTCGTCCTGACGTCGTCGCGCGAGGAGAAGGACATCATCGAGAGCTACCGTCTGAACGTGAACAGCTACATTGTCAAGCCGGTGGACTTCGAGCAGTTCACCGACTCAGTTCGGCAGCTTGGACTCTATTGGATGCTCACGAACCAGACGCCATCGTAA
- a CDS encoding PAS domain S-box protein, whose product MEAQRPLQLLLLEDNQADVEIVLDSLRRSGVALEHRHVWTRAQFAAELDAAPDVIVSDYHLPQFDALQALRLMTERGLDIPFIVVTGHLSDEEAVACLRAGASDFLLKDRLHRLPAAIETALELASSRARLRDERAAHDRERALLNALFEGTPDLVYFKDIESRFTRLNSATASLLGVENPADAIGKTDFDFFDAETARRSYADEQRLLRTGEAIRDREELLDGEDPGWLLTTKVPLRDASGKIVGLAGIAKHITELKRVQRALQREQSLLTTLIDNLPDLVYFKDAQGRFARVNRPKAAQLGHDSPNEVTGKLPSDFYAPERAQRYIDADSETIRDGRARLGFEEQLPNPAPDGPERWYQTSNVPVHGSDGASVGIVGIARDITERKAVEEALRESEERFRTVVSSMSDIIFTLDREGRHTAVYGNWVERSGLTPETFIGRTARDVLGPEAARVHDEANARALRGETVVYEWSALVNSQMRHYQTSLSPLRDARGEVTGLVGVGRDITALRQAQEEVLSTHARLEAILSSSPLPILVGDLEGRITTWSPAAERLFGWTADEAAGRRLLTVPPGLQAEFVELAARNTQYGEVTAEETTRMAKDGRLIPVRVTRAPLRAADGAIAGIVAIVEDVSERRASEQQLRLLSSAVERTADAVIIADTAGAIQYVNPATERITRYTRAELIGRNPRILSSGEHNAAFYADLWRTILNGDAFRAVFTNVRKDGETYYEDKTISPILDASGAITHFVSAGRDVTYWREAERTLRESEERFRQLAENVDDVFWLIDVPTRRLLYVSPSFERVWGIPIADLRTRPRQWLETIRSDNKPDVLESMRRILDNGISTDDEFAIMRPDGSERWIRARAFAIRDASGAIVRIAGIATDITERRAAEEEIRRLSAVVEQTADVVMLLDPDGVIEYVNPAFEQKTGYAAFEAIGRLPETFIASSDERDNALLSDGMQYTIRRKSGDVYYEERSVSPIRDALGVLTHYAVVGKDVTEQRRREAAERASEAKSEFLNRMSHELRTPMHAVLGFGQLLRDDTALSERQTQRVDRILTAGGHLLELIDEVLDLSRIEAGRITVSPEHISLGSVVAEALATISPQANERDLRIDDQASYQELAVQADRMRLRQVLLNLLSNAVKFNRPSGSITLGAELADGGRVRVSISDTGPGIPAEHLATIFQPFERLAADSDRIQGTGIGLTISKKLVELMGGSIGVESVVSEGSTFWIELPVSTEEIPQREVVDTNTAGSQYVVLYVDDNPDSLALMEDILQDQRDIRLLTALGARLGLELAQAHRPDVILLDINMPDIDGFAALRALRAIPETAETPALALSASVLPGEVERGLNAGFERYIGKPIRVREFLEQLRRILSGRPRR is encoded by the coding sequence ATGGAGGCACAGCGCCCGCTGCAGCTCTTGCTCCTAGAGGATAACCAGGCAGATGTCGAGATCGTCCTCGACAGCCTCCGGCGGAGCGGCGTGGCGCTGGAGCACCGGCATGTCTGGACGCGAGCGCAGTTCGCTGCGGAGCTCGACGCGGCTCCGGACGTCATCGTGTCGGACTACCACTTGCCGCAGTTCGACGCGCTGCAAGCGCTGCGGCTGATGACCGAGCGCGGTCTCGACATTCCCTTCATCGTCGTCACGGGGCACCTGAGCGACGAAGAGGCGGTGGCGTGTCTGCGCGCCGGCGCCTCGGACTTCCTGCTCAAAGACCGCCTGCATCGGTTGCCAGCCGCCATCGAGACGGCGTTGGAGCTGGCAAGCAGCCGCGCTCGGCTCCGCGACGAGCGAGCGGCCCATGATCGGGAACGAGCGCTCCTCAATGCGCTCTTCGAGGGCACGCCCGATCTCGTCTACTTCAAGGATATCGAGTCGCGCTTCACGCGCTTGAACTCCGCGACTGCCAGCCTGCTCGGAGTCGAGAATCCCGCGGATGCCATCGGCAAGACGGACTTCGACTTCTTCGACGCGGAGACGGCTCGGCGCTCCTACGCGGATGAGCAGCGCTTGTTGCGCACCGGCGAAGCCATCCGAGACCGCGAGGAGCTGCTCGACGGTGAGGACCCCGGATGGCTCCTCACGACCAAAGTGCCTCTGCGCGACGCAAGCGGGAAGATCGTCGGCCTTGCCGGTATCGCCAAACACATCACCGAACTGAAGCGAGTCCAACGCGCCCTGCAGCGCGAGCAGAGCCTACTGACCACGCTGATCGACAACCTCCCCGACCTCGTCTACTTCAAGGACGCGCAGGGGCGATTCGCACGGGTCAACCGCCCTAAGGCAGCGCAGCTTGGGCACGACTCCCCGAACGAGGTGACCGGAAAGCTCCCGTCCGACTTCTACGCGCCGGAGCGCGCTCAGCGGTACATCGATGCGGACAGCGAGACGATTCGGGACGGGCGGGCAAGACTCGGGTTCGAGGAGCAACTGCCGAACCCCGCTCCCGACGGGCCCGAACGCTGGTACCAGACCAGCAACGTTCCCGTGCACGGCAGCGACGGCGCTTCCGTCGGCATCGTGGGCATCGCGCGCGACATCACGGAGCGCAAGGCAGTCGAAGAGGCGCTCCGCGAGAGCGAGGAGCGCTTTCGGACGGTCGTCTCGTCCATGTCCGACATCATCTTCACGCTCGACCGCGAGGGCAGACATACCGCCGTCTACGGAAACTGGGTCGAGCGCAGCGGACTGACGCCAGAGACTTTCATCGGGAGGACGGCACGCGACGTACTTGGACCCGAGGCAGCGCGGGTGCACGACGAAGCCAACGCCCGCGCTCTGCGCGGCGAGACCGTCGTCTACGAGTGGAGTGCGCTCGTCAACAGCCAGATGCGGCACTACCAGACGTCGCTTTCGCCGCTGCGTGACGCGCGCGGGGAGGTGACTGGGCTCGTCGGCGTCGGACGGGACATCACTGCCCTGAGGCAAGCCCAAGAGGAAGTGCTCTCGACTCATGCGCGGCTGGAAGCCATCCTGAGTTCGTCTCCGCTGCCGATCCTCGTCGGTGACCTGGAAGGACGGATTACGACGTGGAGCCCTGCAGCCGAGCGTCTATTCGGCTGGACAGCAGACGAGGCAGCCGGTAGGCGTTTGCTGACGGTTCCACCGGGTCTCCAGGCGGAGTTCGTGGAACTCGCTGCCCGGAACACCCAGTACGGCGAGGTGACCGCGGAGGAGACGACGCGCATGGCGAAGGACGGCCGGCTGATCCCGGTTCGTGTCACGAGAGCGCCCCTGCGAGCGGCGGACGGCGCGATCGCCGGTATCGTTGCCATCGTCGAAGACGTCTCCGAACGGAGAGCCTCCGAACAGCAGCTTCGCCTGCTTTCCAGCGCGGTGGAACGGACCGCCGATGCCGTCATTATCGCCGATACGGCGGGCGCGATCCAGTACGTGAACCCCGCTACCGAGCGGATCACGAGATATACGCGCGCCGAACTGATCGGTCGGAACCCTCGGATCCTGAGCTCCGGCGAACACAATGCGGCGTTCTATGCGGACCTATGGCGCACGATCCTGAACGGCGATGCGTTCCGCGCGGTCTTCACGAACGTCCGCAAGGACGGCGAGACCTACTACGAAGACAAGACCATCTCGCCGATTCTGGACGCTTCCGGCGCGATCACGCACTTCGTTTCGGCCGGGCGGGACGTGACCTACTGGCGCGAGGCGGAGAGGACGCTCCGCGAGAGCGAGGAGCGGTTCCGCCAGCTTGCCGAGAACGTCGATGACGTCTTCTGGCTCATCGATGTTCCGACACGGCGCCTTCTCTACGTAAGCCCGTCGTTCGAACGCGTGTGGGGGATCCCAATCGCCGATCTCCGCACCCGTCCACGCCAATGGCTGGAAACGATCCGCTCGGACAACAAACCCGACGTGCTCGAGTCGATGCGGCGAATCCTCGACAACGGAATCTCGACGGACGATGAGTTCGCGATCATGCGACCGGACGGCTCGGAGCGATGGATCCGCGCGCGCGCGTTCGCGATCCGCGACGCGTCCGGAGCCATTGTCCGTATTGCCGGGATCGCGACCGATATCACCGAGCGTCGCGCTGCCGAGGAGGAGATCCGCCGCCTGTCCGCCGTCGTCGAGCAGACGGCGGATGTGGTCATGCTGCTCGATCCTGACGGGGTCATCGAGTACGTGAATCCAGCCTTCGAACAGAAGACCGGGTATGCCGCGTTCGAGGCGATTGGCAGGCTGCCCGAGACGTTCATCGCCTCTTCGGACGAACGTGACAACGCCCTGCTCAGTGATGGGATGCAGTACACGATTCGGCGGAAAAGCGGTGACGTGTACTATGAGGAGCGCTCTGTCTCGCCCATACGAGACGCGCTGGGTGTCCTGACGCACTACGCGGTCGTCGGCAAAGACGTGACGGAACAGCGAAGGCGCGAAGCCGCCGAACGCGCCAGCGAAGCGAAGTCCGAGTTCCTGAATCGTATGAGCCATGAGCTCCGAACGCCGATGCACGCCGTGCTGGGATTCGGTCAACTGCTCCGGGACGATACGGCTCTCAGCGAGCGCCAGACGCAGCGAGTCGATCGCATCCTGACGGCAGGAGGGCATTTGCTGGAACTGATCGACGAGGTGCTGGACCTGTCACGGATCGAAGCCGGGCGTATCACCGTGTCTCCGGAGCACATCTCCCTCGGATCCGTGGTCGCCGAAGCGCTTGCGACCATCAGTCCGCAAGCCAACGAGAGAGACCTGCGCATCGACGACCAGGCGAGCTATCAGGAACTGGCGGTGCAGGCGGATCGGATGCGCTTGCGGCAGGTGCTGCTGAACCTCCTGTCGAACGCGGTCAAGTTCAACCGCCCTTCGGGCTCGATCACACTGGGGGCTGAGCTCGCCGACGGCGGACGTGTGCGCGTTTCGATCTCCGACACAGGGCCCGGGATTCCTGCCGAGCACCTGGCGACGATCTTCCAGCCGTTCGAGCGCCTCGCCGCGGATAGCGATCGGATCCAGGGAACCGGCATCGGCCTGACGATCTCGAAGAAGCTCGTCGAACTGATGGGCGGCTCAATCGGTGTGGAAAGCGTCGTCAGCGAAGGATCGACGTTCTGGATCGAGCTCCCCGTTTCCACGGAGGAGATTCCTCAACGAGAAGTCGTCGACACGAACACGGCCGGCTCCCAGTACGTCGTCCTGTATGTCGATGACAACCCGGACAGCCTCGCTTTAATGGAAGACATCCTGCAAGATCAGCGGGACATCCGTCTGCTGACCGCACTTGGCGCGCGGCTTGGGCTCGAGTTGGCGCAGGCGCATCGACCCGACGTCATCCTCCTCGATATCAACATGCCGGACATCGACGGCTTCGCGGCGCTCCGCGCGCTACGCGCCATACCGGAGACCGCAGAAACCCCGGCGCTGGCTCTTAGTGCCAGTGTGCTGCCCGGCGAAGTTGAGAGGGGCCTGAACGCAGGCTTCGAACGCTACATCGGCAAGCCGATTCGCGTCCGAGAGTTTCTCGAGCAGCTCCGCCGGATCCTCTCCGGTCGGCCGCGCAGATGA
- a CDS encoding PAS domain S-box protein encodes MKGLQVSHALPRRLSRLLQEDNHLPLWRHRWLTVAVVSFLHASAFLLIRDWDSHGLVHTGTLVIGTATWFWRLRGAVVSTILLVGASVLALHLQGVEWSRFLVGSDAWEMAFAFVVAAGVGYLRGALLRVRQESTHARQAAADLDVSTRTFRSMLDSVGDTLFTLDTEGRYTSVFGGGLRTLGIAPEHLLGVLSADIFAEEHRAGRVEAIREALAGRNAAHEWSMGENVFHTLLSPIRDDAGAVIGIVGVGRNVTELHRIGRQVEQSEARFRMITDLAPVGIMLARVSDGTVLYASQRMAELLGTTHDALMQATTTQFYDDPNERAVVMEALRRTGEIRGLLVRVRKSNGTQATFSASYRIIELAGESVVVAIAEDFTDRAAAEEQLRIAKEAAEEANRHKSEFLNRMSHDLRTPMNAVLGFAQMLLDDPTLGDRQHQRVERILSAGGHLLDLINEVLDMSRIEVGKLSVSPENVAVAPVVEEVVATTSPLAEARQIRVTNRVVDASLIVVADRTRLRQVLMNLMSNAIKYSGEGSDVTLRAEKTDDGSRVRIAVADTGPGIPEDQHETIFRPFERLAHSNRGIEGTGIGLTLSRALVGLMEGTLTLESVVGEGSTFTVELPTGSARDVIEPFTPDMAEAPRRTILYIDDNPDSLHLMEDVLSERPHIELLTAPQASIGIEFARVRQPDLIILDINMPDMDGYAALAALRASEDTRHIPVVALTASAHEHDIQQGREAGFRHYFTKPMDVRRFHAVIDSILETDVPPEEALS; translated from the coding sequence GTGAAGGGTCTACAGGTATCGCACGCACTCCCACGACGGCTCTCCCGCCTTCTTCAGGAAGACAACCACCTGCCGCTCTGGCGTCATCGATGGCTCACCGTCGCTGTCGTTTCGTTCCTCCACGCGTCCGCGTTTCTGCTGATCCGTGACTGGGATTCCCACGGTTTGGTCCACACCGGCACGCTCGTCATCGGAACCGCGACATGGTTCTGGCGTCTGCGTGGAGCCGTTGTGTCCACCATCCTGCTCGTAGGCGCATCCGTCCTTGCGTTACATCTACAGGGCGTGGAGTGGTCTAGGTTCCTCGTCGGCAGCGATGCTTGGGAGATGGCTTTCGCCTTCGTCGTCGCGGCAGGTGTCGGTTACCTGCGCGGCGCTCTGTTGCGCGTGCGTCAGGAATCCACGCACGCGCGCCAGGCCGCTGCCGACCTGGACGTCAGCACGCGCACCTTTCGCTCGATGCTGGATTCCGTCGGTGACACGCTCTTCACCCTCGATACGGAGGGCCGCTATACGTCCGTCTTTGGCGGCGGGCTCAGAACCCTCGGCATCGCGCCGGAGCATCTGCTCGGAGTGCTGTCGGCAGACATTTTCGCCGAGGAGCACCGTGCCGGGCGCGTAGAGGCGATCCGCGAAGCTCTCGCAGGACGCAATGCCGCGCACGAGTGGAGTATGGGCGAAAACGTCTTCCATACGCTGCTGTCGCCCATTCGCGACGATGCTGGCGCGGTGATCGGGATCGTCGGCGTCGGAAGGAATGTCACCGAGCTCCATCGCATCGGTCGGCAGGTCGAGCAAAGCGAGGCGCGTTTCCGCATGATCACCGACTTGGCGCCCGTGGGAATCATGCTCGCGCGAGTCTCCGACGGGACCGTGCTTTACGCGAGCCAGCGGATGGCTGAGCTCCTCGGCACGACACATGACGCGCTGATGCAAGCGACGACGACCCAGTTCTATGACGACCCGAACGAACGCGCCGTCGTTATGGAAGCGCTCCGCAGGACCGGAGAGATCCGAGGCTTACTGGTTCGAGTCCGGAAGTCGAATGGGACGCAAGCGACCTTCTCTGCCTCCTATCGAATCATAGAGCTCGCGGGCGAATCCGTCGTGGTGGCGATCGCGGAGGACTTCACGGATCGTGCCGCCGCCGAAGAACAGCTCCGAATCGCCAAGGAAGCTGCTGAGGAGGCGAATCGGCACAAGTCCGAGTTCCTCAACCGCATGAGCCACGATCTTCGAACACCGATGAACGCCGTGCTGGGGTTCGCCCAGATGCTGCTGGACGATCCCACGCTCGGAGACCGCCAGCACCAACGCGTCGAACGAATCCTGAGTGCCGGCGGTCATCTCCTGGACCTCATCAACGAGGTTCTCGATATGTCGCGCATCGAGGTCGGCAAGCTCAGCGTCTCGCCCGAGAACGTAGCGGTCGCGCCCGTGGTGGAGGAAGTCGTGGCGACGACTTCTCCGCTGGCGGAGGCTCGACAGATCCGTGTCACCAACCGCGTCGTCGACGCGTCGCTGATCGTCGTGGCGGATCGCACGCGGCTGAGGCAAGTACTGATGAACCTCATGTCCAACGCGATCAAGTACAGCGGCGAAGGCAGCGACGTGACCTTGCGAGCGGAAAAGACCGACGACGGAAGCCGCGTAAGGATCGCCGTCGCCGACACGGGGCCGGGTATTCCTGAAGATCAGCACGAAACCATCTTCCGGCCATTCGAGCGCTTGGCGCACAGCAATCGCGGCATTGAAGGCACCGGAATCGGGCTCACTCTATCGAGAGCCCTCGTCGGTCTGATGGAAGGAACGCTCACGCTCGAAAGCGTCGTCGGCGAGGGGAGCACCTTCACTGTCGAGTTACCGACGGGCTCGGCTCGCGATGTCATAGAGCCGTTCACGCCGGACATGGCGGAAGCTCCGAGGCGAACTATCCTGTACATCGACGACAATCCCGACAGCCTACACCTCATGGAGGACGTCCTGTCGGAGAGACCCCATATCGAACTGCTGACAGCGCCCCAGGCGAGCATCGGCATCGAGTTCGCGCGGGTTCGCCAGCCGGACCTGATCATCCTGGATATCAACATGCCGGACATGGACGGGTACGCGGCGTTGGCGGCGCTCCGCGCCTCCGAGGACACGCGACACATCCCTGTGGTCGCCCTCACGGCAAGCGCGCACGAGCACGACATACAGCAGGGGCGCGAGGCAGGCTTTCGCCACTATTTCACAAAGCCGATGGACGTCCGTCGCTTCCACGCCGTGATCGACAGTATCCTAGAGACGGATGTTCCCCCCGAAGAGGCGCTTTCGTGA